CATTTGCATCATATTGACCACACATCAGCTTCATGCAGACTCCATTTCCCCAAATTTTGGATTTTGAAGTTCCACTAACCAACAACAGTGGTTTGTGGTGAACTTAGATTCAGCCGTCAGAGTTGCTTAATAACTTGTCTGATGTCACACTGCCTCCATATTTCTCTACAGACTGTGCAACTAACTTTAAAAGCAACTTATATTCAAGTTACAATTTACTTTAAGAAACACAAATCAACAGGCAGTAATGACATTATTATGAAACCCCAGATGTGGGATCCTTCCCAAATTCCAGGCAGATGTTCAGGAAGTTGCCATCTAGAGTTGTGTGCAGGATACGGTAGGATGGTCTGATCTCCAACCCGCTGCGACGTGGAGAGTTTAACGGGAAGGGCTTTCAGGTATACCTGTGGGAGGAGCGGCCAGGGGACCCTGTGGACCGGGTCAGAGAATCAGTGTAGTCGGGGGAACTGGTGTAGCACGGTGGGTTGTCAAGTTCAGAAGGAGATCCGATACTGTTGCTAGATGAATCATCCATGGAGGGATCCTGCAAAACAGGtcaacttcagccctaatccATTCTCTGTTGGCAACTATCCAGTAACACAAAGTACAATTACTTAAATGGTATTGGTAACAGTATATATTACAGCCTATAACATACAGTGTAATTACTGGAGAGTAATAGTGTAATTGTTTTGTTCTAATGATGTACGGGTACAGTACGCTCCAATATATATATGTAGGTATTGGGGAACAAGATGTGAGGAGAATGATAGGGTAACAATTCAGGATCTTACAACGGATTCATACTGAAGTTATTTTTTAACTGCTGGGTACATAGTCTATTATCACAGGGTATGTATGACCTGAGAAATAATCTGGACATGTGGGAGGAAGTTTGAGAGAATTTGTACTGTAATTATTTATGTAAAACTGTGGATATTTCAGGGAAAATAGAGGGACAACGTCTGCATCACTTCAAAAGtcaaatattatttcattagtGTGGCTTGTAATGAACAAGatgttaaattattatttgatcTCCCAACCCAGTATTACAGAAGTATGTGAAATAGGCGGGTTGGATCTCAGTGCTGTGAAATTTACTGAGTACTTTTCTGCTCCTTAACCCTCTCTGATTTTAATGATCCAGTGGTCTTTACCGCATCACCACCAACAGGACAAACCTTTAAATTATCAGTTCCACAACTGAAAAACCAAACTAGGAAAATTGAATGAACATTGGAGCCTCCAGGGGGTGCTAGAGTTGCTTAGTGTTCACAGTCCTGCTACATTTCTGGTGATGACAGAGATACCTTTTGCTGCAGGATGTAAAGTGAAGTTACGGCATTTATTCCATTATGTTCTGTCATTTTTGGAAGCACATCATCTGTGGCAAAGCACAAAACATGAGActgtcattcattcactcattgtCTAATTTCTCAATAGTCCAGTCTCATTTTAGATTAGCTGGTCACTTTTTGTGTTAACTGAACTGACATGATATTCACAGTGGAATGTAAATTCAGTGTAACAATACTATACCTGTGTGATTGATCGGTGAATGATCAGAGTGGTCATAAAACCTGGAGAGAGGCTTTCTAGCAGGATGCCGTGTCCTAGCAAATACAAAATAGTCTTACTGCATTAATATCATATTataatgtttgtttatgtgcacTCCAGACCTTTCTGTAATCATGCTGGTGCTCTTTAGGGTAAATAAAGAAGACCTTTAGTAATTCTTACTTCTTGGCAGGCGTCCAGCAGGCACACACTGTCACCAaagtgatgaggaggaagatgccTCCAGTGGAGAGGATGATATAGAGGGAACTTCTTCCTGgtagtaagtaagtaatttaCAGTTAATGAACATTatcaatgaataaaacaactcGGGAACTTTTAAGAAAGGATTTTACAATATATGACTGTTGAATGAATATTTACAAAATCTGGTAATGCTACATTTAGCCATGTTAGCAGCGTGGCTCattttgatccagactgaaatatctcaacaacgTTTGGATGAATTGGATGATTGCCATGGTGCCCTAGAATAAATCCCAATGATAATTATAATCCCTGATTTTACTCATCCTTTACTCTACATTTGTACTTCTGAGTGAATGATCTCaggtcagtgttttcctctttcgtgattttcttttattgtgatatgaaccaaactgaaaaaaacatttcatctaCATCCTTGGCTCGGTGTGAGGGTGCCTGAGGTAAGCCCAAAAAATAGTACTGTAGTTCACTACAGAAAAATGGTCAAAAAGTAACCGAACAGTTTGAATCACTTTACTAATATGATGTATATGGATGCAGTCGAACTACTAATTTAATTACATGTAATTCACTACGGCTCAATACTGCTCATTTTATTGTTAATAGATTATGAATCTTGAAATGTAATATTGAACGAAATGTTTCAGACACTCGCTTGCATAGTCTTCAAACAGGTTGCTCCATATGTTTCAAGGTTTTTCTACTTGCGTAtctcttctgttctgttctcctGGTGATGAATAAATATGTAGATAACAGCCTCCTCCCCTGCTGCCTGTGTCACTACGTCTAGTACGATGTGTTGGCGGTGTTACTCACTGTAGACAGTCAGTCTGATAGGCAGGCTCGTCACATTGCTCACAGGATTCTCCACTGTGCAGCTGTAGATGTCGTCATCTGCCATCAGCACCCGTGTGATGGTCAAGAGCTTCTGGTCAGGTGACAACATGAACCTCGTCACATTGGTCAGTGGCTTTCCACCTTTGAACCACCTGTATGTCGTCCTGGTTCCATTGTCATGGGAGCAGTTGAGGACGACGTTTTCGCTGAGCTCCAGTACCG
This window of the Pempheris klunzingeri isolate RE-2024b chromosome 14, fPemKlu1.hap1, whole genome shotgun sequence genome carries:
- the LOC139213230 gene encoding LOW QUALITY PROTEIN: hepatic and glial cell adhesion molecule-like (The sequence of the model RefSeq protein was modified relative to this genomic sequence to represent the inferred CDS: substituted 1 base at 1 genomic stop codon), encoding MYSVPAESEXMTVFSVLPRVAHHAACLGGKQSLRPKMKAEREAPSKAKTLSQILMLMCLGFLNSGGVLAVNMTIPNTLVRGTVGGEALLSVRYNSFSLDLPVIKWQLKREKSITVVQSIGTDIIGTLRPEYRDRILVFENGTLLLHNLRLSDDGTYDVEISITDDTFTGEGSITLTVDESISRPYIHMESSSVLELSENVVLNCSHDNGTRTTYRWFKGGKPLTNVTRFMLSPDQKLLTITRVLMADDDIYSCTVENPVSNVTSLPIRLTVYRRSSLYIILSTGGIFLLITLVTVCACWTPAKKTRHPARKPLSRFYDHSDHSPINHTDDVLPKMTEHNGINAVTSLYILQQKDPSMDDSSSNSIGSPSELDNPPCYTSSPDYTDSLTRSTGSPGRSSHRYT